CAGGGCTCCACAGCTACTTTAATAGGGGACGGCGCCGCAGGGCGCGGGGCGATgccgggggtcccggcgggACCCGGTCTGGGGCGGCGCGGGGCATCCTGCCGGCGGGACCGGCCCTGGGGCGGCAGCCCAGCGCGGCCTCCCGTTACTTGTTGCCCTCCTTCTTCTCATCGGccttcttctgcttctgctgcatgATCTCCGAGTCCCTGcggggagcgcggcggggctggcggcggggccggcaccgccgcggggcaggagcagggagcggGGCAGGGGAAGCCGGCAGGCCGGCCCGGCGCTCACCTCTGCTTGCGGGCTGCAGCCGAGAGCCCGTCGTCCCGCCGCTTGCCCTTGCCCGAGTCGCTCTGCTTCTTCAGGTTCTTCTGCCGCGCCAGTTCGCGCTGGTTCCCGCCTGCCACAGCGCGGCCGCCTCAGCGCAGCCCGGCCGCGCTTACGGGCCGCGGCgcaccccccccccaccccggccCGACCACTGTTCCCAGGCCGGGTCCCGGCGCGCCGGCGGATCACGGCATGGCCCCTGACCCCGACCCCACCGCACTCCTgggtcccagagcagcctcccaCCACACTCGTGAGCCCCAGCCCCCTTTGCCgtccttcctttccccccaaCTCACGGGTCATGGCGCCGCTCCCTCCCACCTCCACTCCACCGCCACGTCCCGCACTGacccccccgcgccccgccccgcgccgcgctTTAAGGGACGCCACAGCCAATCACTGCGCCGATCCGTCCCCCGCTGCACTCCCATTGGTCCGTCTCTCCGGAAAGGCCCCGCCTGATTGGCCGCGGGCTATGGCCTCCCTTCTGCCGGCGGGGGCGAAAAAACCGGAAGGTTGGGCGCAGGCGCCGCAGCCGCCTCCGCGCGACAGGATGCGCGCGGGGGGAACCGCCTCCTGCCGTGACGTCATGAGGCGTGCGGGAGCACCGCCCGCGGGGACAGCGGTGCGGGACGGGGGGCGGGCGCCGTCCCGCCCCTCCCGCAGCCCTCCCCCCGCAGGTTTCTTCTCCGCCCCAGGGAGCGTGGGGCGATGTGGGGAGGACGGTACGAGAGCTCTTCTATCTCCTTggtcaggctctggggtgcTGCTTGGCTGCTCAGATCGCTCCTTCTGCCGAGGGGGGTGCGGGGGATCTACAGGGAGGGACGGCTATAAGTACTATCCGCTCCAAGTGGGTGCGGGACGGGCAACCGTCCCTGCACAGCCTAGTGCGCCTACGCACGCGGGGCTCGGCGGTGGCGTCGGGTCGTGGCGTGGATTCTGCGGACCGGTGCTGGATGGAGGGTTCTGGCGCTTCGCCAGCCGTGAGAGCTCGGTGTGGATCACCTGCGAACGAGGGGCGGCTGCGGTGGGACACCCGACCCACCGACTCCTGCGGGATCCTCTTCCACCCCGTCGCTCCTAGTACCAAGTGCTGTGGGACCACCGCCCGCCCTCGCACCCCGCCTCCCACACCTTGCTGGCTGGGtccagctccagggctctcctCAGGACGAGCGCCGCCTCTGCTTCCCGGCCCTGCTCTGCTAGCAGCTGCGGGGAGAGTAGCGGAGGGTGGCTGGACGGCCGGGCCGAGGGGAgcggggcggtgcggggcgATGCAAGTCCCACCTGCCCGCGCCGGAGCAACGCCCGACCGTTGTCAGGGCAGATCCGCAGGGCCGCCTCGCAGGCCGCCAGCGCCTCCTCTGCCCGCCCCAGCTTCAGCTCGGCAGCCGCGCAGTTGTTGAGGCACTTCACgcgctgctcctgcagctcttcttcctcctcGGGCCCGGGCGGAGCTGCGGGGCGAGTGGCGACCTCAGCGCTCAAGCCTCGCAGCCCGGGGCCCTCCCTCCCGTCCGGTCTCACCGGCGGCGGGGCCGTCCAG
The genomic region above belongs to Haemorhous mexicanus isolate bHaeMex1 chromosome 13, bHaeMex1.pri, whole genome shotgun sequence and contains:
- the SERF2 gene encoding small EDRK-rich factor 2, coding for MTRGNQRELARQKNLKKQSDSGKGKRRDDGLSAAARKQRDSEIMQQKQKKADEKKEGNK